The Plasmodium vivax chromosome 12, whole genome shotgun sequence genomic interval CCGCCTAAGCTGGTCAGCCATCAAAGCGGAacagcaaataaaaaaaaaaggagacaatTTTATGCTTATAAAACGGATCGCACATTTGTTTCCTCTTTCTGGAGGTGTCCTTTGGTAAGTACCCCCTTCTTCTTGGTACATTccacttttccattttttcctgaACAAAACAGCATTGCGCCGTATGCACAATTCTGTTGCGGGTTGTTGGTTCCCCCATTCCCACGTGCCAAATTGCTTTATTTCTACAAGCGCGCATGTACAAAATATGTGCCCATTTACCTGCTTCTATACCTTTCCTGCACAcgggagggggaaataagCCGTCAGTTCATTTCCCCCTCAACCGCTTATCCCCCCAGGGGTATAGCTAACTAActagctagcttttttttttttttttttttttttttttacattttgttcatgtaaaaatatgcacaaaaaaaaaaaaaaaaaaaccttaaaATGGCTACATTTGGAGAAAACGCATTCACGACATCTCATTTTCACTTCTCAAAATACACTACAAGGAGAAACATACTAGAACAGTTTCATTTGGGCTGTCCCCTTTGGTTGTCATTCACCCCACAAAGCGCATACTCACAGCGCTCGCATAAAgcacttccccctttcgtCAAGCAATCGCCAAAATGACCATTGAAATCCCCCTGCTGCTATCATCTACATTTCCGATAATATGGAAAACAGGCCTGGCTCAACTTTCCTTCGCCAAAACGGGGGGCTCATTAGCCGCCCTGAAGGGCACATCCCTGCTGCTGAGTAAAGTGGCCTCAACGAGCAAAGGGGGGCTCCTGGCTTCTACCTCCACCCAGATTGACAACATAAAAGAGGCAGCGCAAAAATTAATCGAGGAAATAGAAAAGAACGTCAACTTGAGCTTGCTCTTTTACAATattgaagaggaggaaacgGCGGGCTACTACTTAATGAAAAGGAGGCAAGAACACGAAAAGGAGTTGCTCGCCGGGTGAGCGGTGCACAAAGGGGCGGGAGCGGGAGTAGAAGCGGAACAGACGATATTGACAAAAGAGCAGGAAGACGGAGACAGATGAATTGACGTCAAAATGACGAGACGAAGAAACAACCGCTGACATCCTCGAAGTAATTATCACGTGGGGGGAGCGGGTGACACTCTGTTTTGAATAAGGTTAGAAGAGCACCTCGCCACGGTCATTCGCCAACGCGCACTCGCGCGTGTGCATAATTGCGCTCCTTTAAAAGGCGTAAAAAGGGGGCTGTGGTTAACACagttgtaaatttttgaaggcagcccatgtgtgcatatgtatatatctgtatgcatatgtacatatctgcgtgtacatgtacatatctCTGTGcgctttttcccttttcgcattttcTGCCTCACCAGAGTAAATCGCCAACTATCCTCTGTTGacattctccttttttcaaaatgaaaaaccaACTCTTTCACGCcgactcatttttttacgctAACGAAAATCGTAACGTCGTTTTTATGTGCCTTCCCGCGaggtttcccttttgtttctTCAACAGTTGTCGTTTAATAGGGCAGCTGGCCTACGCGCAGGGGGGGTCT includes:
- a CDS encoding hypothetical protein, conserved (encoded by transcript PVX_116800A; Apicoplast targeted protein. Curated by Stuart Ralph, Walter and Eliza Hall Institute of Medical Research, Australia.) yields the protein MTIEIPLLLSSTFPIIWKTGLAQLSFAKTGGSLAALKGTSLLLSKVASTSKGGLLASTSTQIDNIKEAAQKLIEEIEKNVNLSLLFYNIEEEETAGYYLMKRRQEHEKELLAG